The following coding sequences are from one Nonlabens arenilitoris window:
- a CDS encoding peptidylprolyl isomerase: MISIKRFFTILLLFISSIAVAQELENKTLLTIDNNTYDAGTFMRVYLKNLDIVQDDSQKDIDNYLDLYIDYRLKLLQAYEMNLDHKESYKKELNNYRQSLAQAYLTDTEVTESLVREAYDRKKREVNASHILVKVGPGDSPQDTLKAWNKINSIKNELDNGADFSQLARTKSEGPSAGNEGKLGWFSVFRMVYPFENAAFNTEVGKHSDIFRTDFGYHIVKVFEDRPARGEITVSHIMTFDARDAQEKTAEKRINEVYKQLQETGKFEELAREFSDDMNSASRGGKLDRFGTGGLNASVFEDIAFSLKEKGSYSAPFKSKFGWHIVKLIEKHPVGSYEELAPSLKEKIRKSPRARKITDSFNKRLREKYNVQRSDDVLTVLNTVITDSILNNSWQFDAAHKTAGLKMFTINDKEITYADFYKNVMSRQKKDFTNYSSKEEKVKKFYYDFIDTSIAAYYDKNLENENKDFAFIYDEYKEGLLLFDLLETKVWNKAKEDSLGQQAYYDLHKDKYQWKRRLDIILTQNTTEQVAKEVQQLLKNGTSKEDIKKQFNIDGRTKVMMSNGVVEETYNRLPENFEVKEGVSSIYYDEKTGFYKVILVKEILEPSSKTLEEARGAVINDYQQQLEKDWLSSLRNGRTIEVNKKTFKKVKKAIAKNA, translated from the coding sequence ATGATTTCTATAAAACGTTTTTTTACGATACTATTACTTTTCATAAGTTCTATAGCGGTCGCTCAAGAACTAGAAAATAAAACATTACTGACCATAGATAATAATACCTATGATGCAGGGACATTTATGAGAGTTTATCTTAAGAACCTAGACATCGTACAGGATGATTCTCAAAAAGATATTGATAATTATTTAGACCTTTATATAGACTATAGATTAAAGCTATTACAGGCGTATGAAATGAATCTTGATCACAAAGAGTCCTATAAAAAAGAGCTTAATAATTACAGGCAAAGTCTAGCTCAAGCTTATTTAACAGATACTGAAGTGACAGAATCTTTAGTTAGAGAGGCTTATGATCGTAAGAAAAGGGAAGTAAACGCAAGTCACATACTAGTCAAAGTAGGTCCAGGTGATTCACCACAAGACACATTAAAAGCGTGGAATAAAATTAATTCTATTAAAAATGAATTAGATAATGGAGCAGACTTTTCTCAATTAGCACGTACAAAAAGTGAAGGTCCTAGTGCCGGTAATGAAGGTAAGTTGGGCTGGTTTAGTGTTTTTAGAATGGTATATCCATTTGAGAATGCCGCATTCAACACTGAGGTGGGAAAACATTCAGATATTTTTAGAACTGATTTTGGGTATCATATCGTTAAGGTTTTTGAGGATAGACCAGCTAGAGGAGAGATAACTGTGTCGCATATCATGACTTTTGATGCTAGAGACGCGCAAGAAAAAACAGCAGAAAAACGGATTAACGAAGTTTATAAACAATTACAAGAGACTGGTAAGTTTGAAGAACTAGCTAGGGAATTCTCTGATGATATGAATTCTGCTTCACGTGGTGGTAAGTTAGATCGATTCGGTACAGGTGGATTGAATGCATCTGTATTTGAAGATATTGCATTTAGTTTAAAGGAAAAAGGATCATACTCAGCTCCTTTTAAATCTAAATTTGGATGGCATATCGTTAAATTGATAGAAAAACATCCTGTAGGTAGTTATGAAGAACTCGCTCCATCCCTAAAAGAAAAAATCAGAAAATCACCTAGAGCTCGCAAGATTACTGATTCATTTAATAAAAGATTGCGAGAAAAATACAATGTACAACGATCTGATGACGTGCTTACTGTCTTAAATACGGTGATAACAGATTCTATATTAAACAATAGCTGGCAATTTGATGCTGCTCACAAAACAGCTGGTTTAAAAATGTTTACTATTAACGATAAAGAAATTACCTATGCAGATTTCTATAAAAACGTTATGAGTCGTCAGAAAAAAGATTTTACTAATTATAGTAGTAAAGAAGAAAAGGTGAAAAAGTTCTATTATGATTTTATCGATACTTCTATAGCAGCCTATTATGACAAAAATCTAGAGAATGAAAATAAAGACTTTGCTTTTATATATGATGAGTATAAAGAAGGCCTTTTATTGTTTGATTTACTAGAAACCAAAGTATGGAATAAGGCCAAGGAAGATTCACTAGGTCAACAAGCATACTATGACTTACATAAAGATAAATATCAATGGAAACGTAGATTAGATATTATCTTAACACAAAATACTACAGAACAGGTAGCAAAAGAAGTACAACAGTTATTAAAAAATGGCACCTCTAAAGAGGATATTAAAAAACAATTTAATATTGATGGACGTACTAAGGTGATGATGTCTAATGGTGTTGTAGAAGAAACTTATAATCGCCTACCAGAAAATTTTGAAGTTAAAGAAGGCGTGTCATCAATCTATTATGATGAAAAAACAGGCTTTTACAAAGTAATTCTTGTAAAAGAGATCTTAGAGCCTTCTTCAAAAACTTTAGAAGAAGCGCGTGGTGCCGTGATCAACGATTACCAGCAGCAACTAGAAAAAGACTGGTTGTCTTCGTTGAGAAATGGTAGGACAATTGAAGTGAATAAAAAGACCTTTAAAAAAGTTAAAAAAGCAATAGCAAAAAATGCATAA